Part of the Sulfurimonas denitrificans DSM 1251 genome is shown below.
ATGCTAATTACGAATGATGATGAACTTAACTCAAAAATAGCACAGCTAAAAGACCACGGCGCAAGTAAAAGCGATATGTTAAGACATAAAGAAGGCGGAAGTCTGCTTCCCGAGTTTAACTTTGCGGGTTTTAATTATAGAATGACTGATATGCAAGGAGCACTTGGTGTTTGTCAAATGAAAAAAGCATCTGAGATAATGTGTAAAAAAAGAATTTTAGCTAAGAGATATGATGAGGCTCTAAAAGAGTTGAATTTTTTACAAGTCCCAACATTTAGTGTTGAGTATGTTCACGGCTATCAATCTTATGTCTGTTTATTTACAGACTCTCAAGATGTGAGAAATCTTACTAAAGAAAAGATAGATATTATAAATATAAAACGAAATATTTTTATGAAAAAGTTAGAGTCTTGCGGAATTGCTACAAGACAAGGTACTCACGCAGTTCATACTCTTGGTTTTTATAAAGAGAAGTATGACTTAAAGAGTGAAGATTTTTTAATGAGTTATGCAGCAGATAGACTCACTATTGCTCTTCCATTGTATCCACAGATGAGTGATGAAGAGTTTGATTATGTAGTATCTCAGCTTAAGAGTTGTTCAAACTCAGAGTGAAAGCTATCAAAGCTTTTTTGCAAAGTAAACTTTTTGCAAATTTCATAAAGTTTGTTCCCTAAGTTTTGTTTATTGCTTTTGTTCTTTAGGTAATGAAGAATCTTTTTTGAGAGATTTTCAGTATCGCTTAGTTCTACTAAAGACCCTTTTGGAAGTATCTCATCAGCACCTTTGTAGTTGTATGACACAATAGCTTTTTTCACACTCATAAGCTCTAAGATAGAGTTTGAAAAACCTTCATAGTATGATGGAAAAACAAAAAGAGAACATTTTTTTATATATGGGTATGGATTTGCAAAACCTTTTAAAAGAACTCTGTTTTGCAAGTTCAACTCTAAAATCAAACTCTCCAACTCTTGCCTAAGTCCGCCATCACCAAGAATAATCAACTTCTCATTTATTTCATCTTTTATATCATTAAAAGCGTAGATGAGGTCTTTTTGACCTTTTTGCGGATGTAAGCGTCCTACATTTAGTATGAAATTATTATGCTCTGTTTCATCTTCAACAGATATCATTTCTTTAATACCGTTGTAGATAGTACGGCTGTTTATTGCCGAGTTTAGTTGTAGAAGTTCATTTTCAATATGTTTGGCAACTGCTATAATCAAGTCAGCTTTTTGGTAGCTTTCTTTAATCATCTCAAAGTAAAATGAACTCTCCAACAGATGAATAAAACTATCTTTTTTGTAGCTCTCACTTAGACTGACTCGACAAGAGAGAACTTTTTTGCATCCGTTTTTTGTTTGAAGCAAAATGAAGTTGTTGTAGTCTTCGTAGCTGATAGTCAAATCTGCATCTAGGTCATGTAAGATTTTATCAAGCTCAGATGCTCTGTAATCAAACAGCTCTCTTCCCACTCCATCTTTTTTAATATCTACTTTTTTTGTTTTGATTTTATGGATTTTTATTTTTTTATCTATGAAGTAGTTTAGAGCTTTGTTGTCTTCTGCGAGAATAATTGAAACATCATAGTAAGATGCTAAGTAGTTTGCTAAAGAAGAAACAGATTTTTGAACTCCTCCAGTTGAGAGATTTTGTGTGAAAAAGGCTATTTTTTTCATTTATAACTTACAGCACACATATATTTCAGCACAGTATTCATTGAACATATATGAGAGATTGTTTAATGCTCTAGAGAAATTTTCATCTAAATCGGCTAGTTGAATATCCGTATTTGGCTTAAACTGTACACCCTCACAAACTACAATATTTAGTCCAGCATCTTTTATCTCTTGTTTTAAGATATTATGGTCATAGACTTTTATATGGTTTGAACTTATATCATTGTCATTTAGCTCATACGGAGAACTTAAAAAGCCCATTTCAACACCGACCAACCTATGAATACTCAAAGCATTTGGAACTATGATATGCAATCTTCCATCTTCACTCAGCCAGTTTTTTATCAGTTTTAAGAGCTTTACAGGCTCTTGTATATGTTCTAGCGAATCAGTTAAAAATATATCGCTAAACTTTTCATCAGGTTTATACTCTTCCCAAGATGAAAGTATAAAATTTACATCTTTGAGTTTTTCATCTTTTTGTATTTGAGATGTAAACTTATCATGCATATCAACAATTGTAAGTTTTTTAGACCATCTAACTAAAATAGATGAGGTAGAACTACCATCAGTTCCTAGTTCTAAAACATTTTCACCGCAAAAATAGTTGTTAATCTTTTCATAACCGTATTTCTTTGTATTTAAATAAGAATACATTCTTTTGTCTTTAGTGCCTTTTTGCTTTTGTGCAATTATTTTATGTAAAACTTCAATTCTTTTTTTCATAATCACTCACTATGTTTTTTAAAATATTTTCAAATTTATGATGAACATCACCATACCGTTCTAATGAAGTGTAAGCATTTTTAACAAGCTTGTTTAAATCATTATCTAAACAATATACTAACTTACTAACTAAACTATTTACATCATTATCTTTAAATAAAACACCGTTTTCATTGTCATTTACTAGCTCTTTTATCGGTTCAATATCCGAAGCCAATACTAGCGTGTTTTGAGAAAACGCTTCTAAAATAACATTTGGCTGACCTTCAAATCTAGATGCTAAAATCATTATATCTGCTTCATTTATATAGGGTAGGATTTCTTTTTTATAACCGTGAAATTTAATATATTTATTGAGATTTAATGAGTTTATTTCTTTTTCAAGTTTAGTATGTTCATCTCCATCGCCAATAATGTGTAAGCATAGTCTCTCCAAATACTCTTTTTTCAAAAGAGGTAAGGCTTTAATGATGAGAAGTATGTTTTTTTGTATACTCAACCTACCTACAACAACTATGTTCTTTTTGTGTGAATCAAAGATATTTTTAGGTTTTATGATTTTCATTGAGATTGGATTTGCTAAAACGGTTACTTTGGCATTTTTTATATTGAAGTTATCAAGCATATCTTTTTTTATGACTTCAGATTGCACCAAAACATTTGAGTTTGACAAAATAAATGACATTAAGTCTTTGTTTATCTCTGTGTGTTGTGGATAAGTTTCTATCTGTTTACTCAACTGATTTCTTACACAAATTAGCAAAGGCTTATCATATACTTTTGCAGATAGATAAGCTATGTAATTAACAATAAAATCACTAAAACCTACTATTATCTCAACTTGTTTTACATATATGCTTAGTTCTTGTAAAATACTAAAAATATTTGTGGTTATTTTTTCATTTAAATCAATTAGCTCTACATAGTTTATTTTATCACTAATTTTATGTTTGTTGATTTTTTTTAAACTGACTAATGTAACTTGATGAGAGCATTTTACAAGGTATTCGCAGTGTGATAGTAAAACTTTTTGAGCTCCGCCTGTTGACATAGTGTCGATGATAAATAATATCTTCATTTTGTAAAACACATATTGTTTTTATCTTTTAAATATCTGTTGATGATGGGCTTGTAGAGATTGCTAAAAATGTTTTCTAAAGCCCAGTTTGTAGAAGATGCGTACTCTGCCTTTAGCGGAAATTTGTACTTTTTGAGTCCAACACTATTTGCCATTAACTCTAAGTTTTTTGGATTAAAGCAGTTTAGATGCTCTAGTGGAAAGATGGCATTAAACTCATTTTGAAAATCTGATGCATGGTTTATCTCTGTAACTTGTAGTTTTTCATAAAGAGCATCTGTGTTTGGTACTGCAACTCTAAGTATTGCATCTTTGTTTAAAAGGTTTGTTAGTTGTTTGAGCAGTGTTTTTGGACTGCTTAGATGCTCAAAAACTTGGTCACTTCTAATATAGTCAAATTTGATATCGCACTCTTGAAGTGAGACTATTTTTATATTATTTTTTTGTAAGTTTTTAAGACGAACATCTGATAGCTCTACTGCATAAACATCAAAACCATGAGCTTTGGCTAAGATGGCAAAATCACCCCAACCTGCACCAAAGTCTAGAATTTTTATGGTTGATGCGTCTTTGTTAAAGTGATGAAAAAGTAGATTTATCTCATACCCTAAGATATTGAAAAATCTACTATTATATTTGCTCTTTTGATATTTATACGATTTTTCTGGATTTATCCATTTTTCATATAAAGTATATGAGAAATCTTCATCTGCAACCATTTGCTGGTAATGATGCTCACAGTTTTTGCATTTTAACAATGTGTAAAAATCATCTTTTATAGTGTTAAAGTCCTCATCATTAAAACCATCATAAACAGAGAAAAAGTCGTAAAGTTTTTCATACTTAAACTCACAAACAGTAGAAGACTCTTTTGAGTCACAAACAGGGCAAGAGTCTCTTTTTTGTAGCATCTCTAATTGTCTTTTTTTGTAAACTTATGATAAAGGCAATCGTCCGAACACTCTTTATCGCATCCATCGATGAAATTTTTTCTAAATCTTTGAAACTCTGAGCCATTCCAAATTTCTTCTAAAGTATTTTTATGGATATTTCCTAAATTATATTCAACTGATTTGTTTGTAGTGCATCCTATTACAACTCTACCTATATTCTCCCCAGGTTCATCATTTGGGAGTGGTACATTAATCATTATGGATTCTCTCCAAGGCTTATTACATTCTAAATCATTGTATATATCAATGTTTATATCAAAATATTCAGGACTTTGTAGTCTTATATTATTGTCATTTGCTCTTTTTTTTAACTTTTCAATTTTACTAGAAACTAGTTCTCGTTCATATCTCATAGATTTTATATTGTTAATGTAGTCGTTTGAGTCTTCTGCTACTAAAACATTTAAACTCCACTCATCAATACCTAAGTCAATACAGATATCGAGCATCCCATCAAGTTCATTAAAAGTATCTTTATTTATAATAGTGTTAACAACAATTTTCATTTTATTATCGTTAAGCTTTCTTAGTTTATTTAAACTTTCAATATTTTTATACCAAGCATCAAATTGGTCTCTACCTTGTATCTCTTTAAAAGTTTCTCTATTGTCAGCATCTAAATCAGTTGAAAAATATAGCAAATCACTATCTATAATCTCTTGTAAAGACTTAGAAATCACAGAAGAGGCATTTGTTAAAACAGATGATGTACAACCAACATTTTTGATATATTTAAATATTTTAAATATATCAAAATTTAAAAAAGGCTCACCAGTAGCACATATATTTATATGCTTTACTCCATAGCTTTTTAATATATCTATCTGTTCTTTTGCAGTGTCAAAACTTATTTTATAGTTATTTTTTTCTGTGTATGTAGTTCTTGTTTGACTATGATATGGACAGTAATTACATTTAAAATTACACAAACCTTCTATATTAATAGTAGCACTTTTAGGGTAGTTGTAACTAATTATATTATGATTCATTTTTGAAATCCTCTATTTTATATATAATACAGTTATCTTCTTTATCTATAAACTCTAAATTGTCATTTTGTGTGTTTTTGATAAAGTTTTTATAATTTTGTATTGCTAACTCATTCGTTAATATATGGGTAATTCCAAATTTTTGTTTTAGTACTCTTAAATTTGTACCAGGATATGGGTAGTTTCCTGTGATAAGATGTAAATCCTCTTGTGAAACTTTAGAATTTGTCCAAGAAGTTGAATAGTAACAAATTTTTGCTTTTTTTAAATTGTATAATAATATCCAACTATATTGACCTAAAGGATAGATGATATTTTCTTCTTTATCTATTTGTTCTATTAACTTATAAGGCACTTTAATATTTTTGTAATATTTTAAATATAACCTGATGTACTGTGTATAACATATTATATACCATATAGAAATAATAATCAAAACAGTGTTGTTTAGATTGGCAAATATCTCAACGAATAAAAAAATTTGAATAAATAGAGTATGCTCCAAATACCTTTCAGCTTCACCTATAAACACAAATTTTGGAATTAAAACTAACAAAAACAGTATAAACGAAGATAGAAATACTATAAATAGAAAATCACTATCTTGACTTAAATAGTCTTGATAAAATAAAACAATTAATGCTTGAGGCATAAAAAAGATTAAAATATGAAGAGGATATTGATCCATCATAAACCAGTTAAGCATCTTTGTAGTTAAAAAGTTTTGTTTAAATCTCTTAAAGTAGCAACTTATACAAGCTTTTTGCTCTATTAAACCGACATAATTTTTAGCCAGTGTAGAATAATAATACTTCATACTCAATACATTTCCACGAATAACAATATAAACTTTATTGCCAAAAATTAAAAAAGATATTATAAGTCCGAGTATAGTTAATACAAGTGCTTCATAAAATCCGAATAAGGCTAATATGATGCTTATAAACCAAATGAATTGAAATCCGAATATACTAGATATGTTTATCAACACACTGCAAACAAGTCCTATGATTAGCCAAGTTGTTGAGCCTTCTTGATAAAAGAATGCTAATGAAACAAAAAATATAAACAATAAAAGTTGAGACAATACTCTAGGAGTTGCATTGTAGGCTCTAGGACCCATACCGATTCTTAAAAACGATGGTGAAATTGCCATTAAAAATCCAACCCAAAGATGTCCGTTTGCATTTTGCATATCTAGGTTAATAAAAAGTTTATGAGAAATCCACATCGCTAAAGCAATATGAATAACATCTATTATTGCCGATGAGATTTTTTCTGCCAAATAAATGTTTTTATCAGGAACAAAAGAGAATAACCAGTGAAATAACCAAGGATAGTCCATGTTATCATCTAAACTAAAACGACCTTTGTCTTTTGGTATTTTATAGTTATGTTTTTTAATAATTCTAGAGATTGCCATGTGAAAGTAAGTGTCATAATTCCAACTATTTTTAGAGATTAAGCGAGGTATTATGCGTAATATAAAGGCTATAAGCAATATAAGCCAAACTGTCATTTAACCACCTCTATATTCAAGTTTAGTGTTAAAAAAATCAAATACTTTAAGGGAGCTATATTTGTAAGACTTTGAGTCCTTTTCCCAGATATTTGTGTAAGCATCCCATAGATTGCAATCTTTACAAGCTTCACATGATTTAAAATTTAAGTCAAGTTGATTATCTCTAAAATCTTGATTGTTTTTTGAAGTATAAATCTCACTTAGTGTATTTTTATTAATGTTTCCTATAACCATAGACTCCTTTTCTTTTGCGTGCCAGTTAAACATATAGCATCCCAAAACATCACCATTAGAAATGATGGAAGTTGAATACCAAGGAGCGACACAAGGGTATCTTTCTTTTTTATGATTTTCATCTTCATAACTTGGTGTCATTCCATCAATAGGATGTCCCATCTTGTACATATGACGAATAAAAGCTTTATCTACAAAGCTACTCCATTTTTCTACAAAAGAATTTGAGAGATGTTTGTTCTCTTTTGTTTCTATCATAAAAGTTTGTGTAAATGGAGTTTTAGAACCCAAAGAGTCTTTGATTTTTTTAAAATTTATTATATTTTTTTTTACTTTAGTAAAGCTATCCGATTGTGTAACAAATTTATGTCCATCTTCATCCCCTGCGAATAAACTAAACTGAATATTATCAAGACCGCTTTTTATTAAATCTCTTGCTATTTTTTCATTTAATAAAAGTCCGTTTGTAGATATAATAGTGTTTACAAGGGGTTTTTGTTCTTTCATATAGGATATAAACTTTGCTAAATTCTTAAACTCTAAAGTTTCTCCAATAGAAGATATATCAAAACTATAAAAAGAATCATTTGGTACACTTGAAACTATATTTTTTAAAGTTTCAAAAGACATTTCTTTTTTTTGTTTATACATATCTGCAACTTCATTTTGTGAATATGGACAAATCTTACACTTAAACATACATGTGTGTTCGTTAAAAGATATATTAATAACTCTAGGAATATTTTTGTTATATAAAAACATCTTTTGTCCAGCCATGCTCTTTAGTAGGAAGTTTTTTGCAAATCCTTTTAGTGAACGAGTAGAATAAAATTTATATATTAAGTTTTTATTATTTACATACGACATTAGTTGCTTTTGTCCTTAAGTGCAGTAAGCTCATAAACACCTGTTTGTCCATGATAAGTACCTTTAAAAAAACTATGTGCTTCTTGAGAGTTGAGCTTTCCTTCATCAGCAACAACAATATCAAAAAAATCATATAACTTTAGAGCATCTAAAAGTTCATTTTTTTCTATTATAACATCTAAACCTTCTTGATATAAACTTTTATTGTTTATATATCTTTCGGTATTTATAATACAATCAAGAGCATATTTTCTTGGATTATAAGAACTCGTTTTGTTATGCTCATTTATGAGAAGATTTAGATACCATCCCATTCCATTTGCGTTTAAATATAATTTTGCTTTTGGTTTTAGTAATCTTTTAAATTCTTGTAAGGTCTTTTTCCAATCTGTTAAAAAAAACACACCATAGCAAAAAATGGCATCAAAAGAGTTATCTTTAAAATTAGTGCTATTGATACTTTGTAGTGAAGTTGTTAAGTTTTTTATATTTAATTCTTGTGCTAACTCTTCTGTAAAAGAAACACGCTCTTTAGATATGTCAATAGAATAAACATTGGTGTTGTGTTTAGCTAAAGGAATACTCCATTGACCAAATCCACATCCTGCATCTAAAACATTTTCAAAGTTAGTAAATTCATATTGTAAAATACGCTTCTCGTAAACTTTTATATCATTAGAGTAGATACGTTTTAAAAATTCAAAATCTTGTTTTTGTAAAATTTTTTTATATTTTTCAATTATATTATTAGTCATGATTTACCAATATTTTTCGTCTTTAAAAGACATTGCGGGGTAGTTGTTTTGCATAAAATCTTTATACTCACTCTTTTTTAAGTTTAAGCTATTTGCTTCAATCATTCCAGTAGCAACTTTAAGTCCAGCCGTATGTAATTCGATAATTACATTGCTACCTATGTTATCAACTGTATAACTCATATTGCCAAATGAAGCTGGAACTTTTGGAATATAATTAAAATTAGCATTAGTGAAGTCAACTGAACCACAAATATGAATAACATCTACATCTGATCTTATATCTTTTGTTTTAATGTAGCCACTATCGCCAATTAGTAACTTATTATTATGGTGTTCAAGTAAAACAATAGCATCATAGGAATCTATATTAATAATATTCTTGTATTCATTTATAATAGTATAATTATAGTCATTTTGATTTAAAACCTTTTGCACATATAGTGTGAAATGGTTACAACCTAAAATTAATATATTTGATGAAATGGGTGTATGATTCAAAGTTAATAAAAATTTTAAAACCATATATCCTAAATACTCTTTAGTTCTTAGTCTAGAGTCATCCTCATTTGTACCATATACCTTTATGTTTTTTTTGGCACATTCTTCTATGTCAAGGTCACTTTTCCTATACTCCCAAGTTTCCCACATTAGTGGGATAACACATTTTGAATTAAGTTTATTTATAATTTTATCATCAATGGGTCTTAAAAAACCTGTATTTGTTAAAATATCAACTTCATCTAAATTTAGACTGTTTATATCTGTAATAATTTCAACTCTATCTTCGAGATTTAAATATTTTAATAAATTATTTGTTTGCTTTTTAACATCCTCAACCGAACCATATTTAGAATCTTTAGTAAATGCATAAACATATTTTGCTCCAGCTAATGCAGCAATAGCTGGTGTGACAACATAGTTTCCTGTGGCAGCTTCTGTTAAAATTATTTTATTTGATAAGTCTAAGTTAAAATTAGCAATAGATTTTTTAATTTGATTTTTAATACTTGCAAAATTATCCATAGATATTACTCCACTCTTCAAAGTTAAGCAAACTCCAGATAAAGAGTCTTCTGTTTTGTTTCCCATTTAGGTGTTCATTTACAGAACTTTGTACTGCATCTTTGTCCATGTATTTGTATATATTTGCATCTTTGTTTAAGAGTTTCTCTTTAACAAACTCTATGCTTTCCCCCTTAAACCAACTGGCATCTGGACTTGAAAATCCTTGTTTTGTCAATGTTGTAATATTATTTGGGATATAACGGCTTGCCGTTTCGCGTAAAATATTTTTCCCGTCATTACTTTTTTGAAAATATTTGTGCTGTTTATTGCCAGTTTCATTTTCATTCATGCTTATAATATTTTGAAGGTTTGATAGTTTTAGATTTACTGGAATTTGCTGAGAAAAATCGACTAAATCATTATCCAAAAAGGGAACCCTAGTTTCAAGCGAGTGCGCCATAGAGAGTTTGTCCTCAACTACGAGCAAACCATGTAGAAATGTTTTTGCTTCAAAATATAGTGAATGATTTACATAATCTTCAGGAGAAGTTAGTCTATTGCTATGTTTTTTAAATACATCAGCAAAAATATCTCTTGTGCAAACATCTTTGACATCTCCCCAGATTGGCTTAAATACTTTACAAATCTCTCTGTTTGGGATTAGTCTTTGCCAA
Proteins encoded:
- a CDS encoding DegT/DnrJ/EryC1/StrS family aminotransferase gives rise to the protein MNIPISKPYFDECEDENILKPLHSGWVVQGKFVQEFQTLFASHVEVKYAHATTSCTTALHLALVALDIGADDEVIIPSFTYIATANVVEHVGAKPLFCDIELDSFNMDVSKIETLITKKTKVIIAVNLFGLCANLEEIIKLAKKYNLKVIEDSACGFDAWLGQKHSGTFGDIGCFSFHPRKSLCTGEGGMLITNDDELNSKIAQLKDHGASKSDMLRHKEGGSLLPEFNFAGFNYRMTDMQGALGVCQMKKASEIMCKKRILAKRYDEALKELNFLQVPTFSVEYVHGYQSYVCLFTDSQDVRNLTKEKIDIINIKRNIFMKKLESCGIATRQGTHAVHTLGFYKEKYDLKSEDFLMSYAADRLTIALPLYPQMSDEEFDYVVSQLKSCSNSE
- a CDS encoding glycosyltransferase gives rise to the protein MKKIAFFTQNLSTGGVQKSVSSLANYLASYYDVSIILAEDNKALNYFIDKKIKIHKIKTKKVDIKKDGVGRELFDYRASELDKILHDLDADLTISYEDYNNFILLQTKNGCKKVLSCRVSLSESYKKDSFIHLLESSFYFEMIKESYQKADLIIAVAKHIENELLQLNSAINSRTIYNGIKEMISVEDETEHNNFILNVGRLHPQKGQKDLIYAFNDIKDEINEKLIILGDGGLRQELESLILELNLQNRVLLKGFANPYPYIKKCSLFVFPSYYEGFSNSILELMSVKKAIVSYNYKGADEILPKGSLVELSDTENLSKKILHYLKNKSNKQNLGNKLYEICKKFTLQKSFDSFHSEFEQLLS
- a CDS encoding methyltransferase domain-containing protein — protein: MKKRIEVLHKIIAQKQKGTKDKRMYSYLNTKKYGYEKINNYFCGENVLELGTDGSSTSSILVRWSKKLTIVDMHDKFTSQIQKDEKLKDVNFILSSWEEYKPDEKFSDIFLTDSLEHIQEPVKLLKLIKNWLSEDGRLHIIVPNALSIHRLVGVEMGFLSSPYELNDNDISSNHIKVYDHNILKQEIKDAGLNIVVCEGVQFKPNTDIQLADLDENFSRALNNLSYMFNEYCAEIYVCCKL
- a CDS encoding glycosyltransferase, with the protein product MKILFIIDTMSTGGAQKVLLSHCEYLVKCSHQVTLVSLKKINKHKISDKINYVELIDLNEKITTNIFSILQELSIYVKQVEIIVGFSDFIVNYIAYLSAKVYDKPLLICVRNQLSKQIETYPQHTEINKDLMSFILSNSNVLVQSEVIKKDMLDNFNIKNAKVTVLANPISMKIIKPKNIFDSHKKNIVVVGRLSIQKNILLIIKALPLLKKEYLERLCLHIIGDGDEHTKLEKEINSLNLNKYIKFHGYKKEILPYINEADIMILASRFEGQPNVILEAFSQNTLVLASDIEPIKELVNDNENGVLFKDNDVNSLVSKLVYCLDNDLNKLVKNAYTSLERYGDVHHKFENILKNIVSDYEKKN
- a CDS encoding class I SAM-dependent methyltransferase; translated protein: MLQKRDSCPVCDSKESSTVCEFKYEKLYDFFSVYDGFNDEDFNTIKDDFYTLLKCKNCEHHYQQMVADEDFSYTLYEKWINPEKSYKYQKSKYNSRFFNILGYEINLLFHHFNKDASTIKILDFGAGWGDFAILAKAHGFDVYAVELSDVRLKNLQKNNIKIVSLQECDIKFDYIRSDQVFEHLSSPKTLLKQLTNLLNKDAILRVAVPNTDALYEKLQVTEINHASDFQNEFNAIFPLEHLNCFNPKNLELMANSVGLKKYKFPLKAEYASSTNWALENIFSNLYKPIINRYLKDKNNMCFTK
- a CDS encoding radical SAM protein, whose protein sequence is MNHNIISYNYPKSATINIEGLCNFKCNYCPYHSQTRTTYTEKNNYKISFDTAKEQIDILKSYGVKHINICATGEPFLNFDIFKIFKYIKNVGCTSSVLTNASSVISKSLQEIIDSDLLYFSTDLDADNRETFKEIQGRDQFDAWYKNIESLNKLRKLNDNKMKIVVNTIINKDTFNELDGMLDICIDLGIDEWSLNVLVAEDSNDYINNIKSMRYERELVSSKIEKLKKRANDNNIRLQSPEYFDINIDIYNDLECNKPWRESIMINVPLPNDEPGENIGRVVIGCTTNKSVEYNLGNIHKNTLEEIWNGSEFQRFRKNFIDGCDKECSDDCLYHKFTKKDN
- a CDS encoding radical SAM protein, whose translation is MSYVNNKNLIYKFYSTRSLKGFAKNFLLKSMAGQKMFLYNKNIPRVINISFNEHTCMFKCKICPYSQNEVADMYKQKKEMSFETLKNIVSSVPNDSFYSFDISSIGETLEFKNLAKFISYMKEQKPLVNTIISTNGLLLNEKIARDLIKSGLDNIQFSLFAGDEDGHKFVTQSDSFTKVKKNIINFKKIKDSLGSKTPFTQTFMIETKENKHLSNSFVEKWSSFVDKAFIRHMYKMGHPIDGMTPSYEDENHKKERYPCVAPWYSTSIISNGDVLGCYMFNWHAKEKESMVIGNINKNTLSEIYTSKNNQDFRDNQLDLNFKSCEACKDCNLWDAYTNIWEKDSKSYKYSSLKVFDFFNTKLEYRGG
- a CDS encoding class I SAM-dependent methyltransferase; this encodes MTNNIIEKYKKILQKQDFEFLKRIYSNDIKVYEKRILQYEFTNFENVLDAGCGFGQWSIPLAKHNTNVYSIDISKERVSFTEELAQELNIKNLTTSLQSINSTNFKDNSFDAIFCYGVFFLTDWKKTLQEFKRLLKPKAKLYLNANGMGWYLNLLINEHNKTSSYNPRKYALDCIINTERYINNKSLYQEGLDVIIEKNELLDALKLYDFFDIVVADEGKLNSQEAHSFFKGTYHGQTGVYELTALKDKSN